The Clostridium sp. AWRP genome has a window encoding:
- a CDS encoding polysaccharide biosynthesis protein, protein MKKQSLIKGTFVLGAAGILSKFLGLFFRWPLQMLIGDEGVGYYQMSFPLYMFFIAAASGIPVAVSKMVSERNAVGDYEGVIQVLRKSILLMVILGTGFTAILLIFSNPIIHFLKWDRKSYYSLIAIAFAPIFISIMSAFRGFFQGLQNMNYTAVSQIIEQIGRVIVGVGLAYLLLPKGIEYSAGGAALGAAAGGLFGGIYLIAKYIYVRKEISVFKVEDNKDVLSKLLYIAIPVSLGAAVSSIMSLIDSALVPQKLLEAGFTYREAAILYGQLTGKAFVLINIPLTISSALCASLMPIIAESYILNRKVDVINKVDLSFKISMVIAIPSTIGLYVLAHPILDLIFPGQSAGFDILQYSALSIPFIVLVQTSTAVLQGIGHYIRPVANLAVGCVIKIVITLFLVPIPYINIYGAVLGSIGGYVAACILNIIFLSKKLKIHINYFETMVKPTFASIFMMAAVVIIYLYVYNYSMNSRIACFLAVIAGVIIYVPIIVIFGIFKYSYIKGRFLKK, encoded by the coding sequence ATGAAAAAACAATCCCTTATAAAAGGCACTTTTGTATTAGGGGCAGCGGGTATACTATCAAAATTTTTAGGACTATTTTTTAGATGGCCACTTCAAATGCTCATTGGAGATGAGGGAGTGGGTTACTATCAAATGTCATTTCCACTTTATATGTTTTTTATTGCGGCAGCTTCAGGTATACCTGTAGCGGTGTCAAAGATGGTATCAGAGAGAAATGCTGTTGGAGATTATGAAGGGGTAATTCAAGTACTTAGAAAATCTATACTCCTAATGGTTATTTTGGGAACAGGTTTTACAGCTATATTACTTATATTTTCAAATCCAATTATACATTTTCTGAAATGGGATAGAAAATCCTACTATTCTTTAATTGCTATTGCATTTGCACCTATATTCATATCAATAATGAGTGCTTTCAGAGGTTTTTTTCAAGGCCTTCAAAATATGAATTATACGGCTGTATCTCAAATTATAGAACAAATAGGAAGAGTAATAGTAGGAGTGGGACTTGCATATTTATTATTGCCTAAAGGTATAGAGTATTCCGCAGGAGGGGCGGCATTAGGGGCGGCAGCAGGAGGACTATTTGGAGGTATATATCTAATAGCAAAGTATATTTATGTAAGAAAAGAAATAAGTGTATTTAAAGTTGAAGATAATAAGGATGTACTGAGTAAACTGCTTTATATAGCTATTCCAGTATCTCTAGGAGCAGCAGTTAGTAGTATAATGAGTCTTATAGATTCAGCTTTGGTGCCTCAGAAGTTATTGGAGGCTGGATTTACATATAGGGAAGCTGCTATATTATATGGACAGCTTACGGGAAAGGCATTTGTGCTTATAAATATACCATTAACGATATCTTCAGCACTATGTGCTTCTTTGATGCCAATAATTGCAGAATCATATATATTAAATAGAAAAGTTGATGTCATAAATAAGGTGGATTTATCTTTTAAAATTTCTATGGTTATTGCAATTCCATCTACCATTGGATTATATGTTCTAGCGCACCCTATTCTGGATTTAATTTTTCCAGGTCAATCTGCAGGATTTGATATACTTCAATATTCAGCGTTGTCCATTCCTTTTATTGTACTTGTTCAGACATCTACAGCTGTGCTGCAGGGCATTGGACATTATATTAGACCTGTAGCTAATTTGGCGGTAGGATGTGTTATAAAGATAGTTATAACTCTATTTTTGGTGCCAATACCTTATATAAATATTTATGGGGCTGTTTTAGGGAGTATAGGGGGGTATGTTGCAGCCTGTATTTTAAACATAATATTTTTAAGCAAAAAATTGAAAATTCATATAAATTATTTTGAAACTATGGTTAAACCCACGTTTGCATCCATTTTTATGATGGCAGCTGTTGTAATTATATATTTGTATGTCTATAATTATAGCATGAATAGTAGAATAGCTTGTTTTTTAGCTGTAATTGCCGGTGTGATTATATACGTACCAATCATAGTTATATTTGGAATATTTAAATACAGTTATATAAAAGGGAGATTCTTAAAAAAATAA
- the spoVT gene encoding stage V sporulation protein T → MKATGIVRRIDDLGRVVIPKEIRRTLRIREGDPLEIFTDREGGVILKKYSPIGELSDVSKGYTESLQQTIGNIIMICDKDSMVSISGIPKKEYMGKKISNELEKLIDNRKTVSIAGDKEEDGIIPLYDDEDVQGKYSAQIICPIIAGGDAIGAVIIVSKEKANFGDMEIKLAETASSFLGKQMEE, encoded by the coding sequence ATGAAAGCAACAGGAATTGTTAGACGTATAGATGACTTAGGTAGAGTTGTCATACCAAAAGAAATAAGAAGAACACTTAGAATAAGAGAAGGAGACCCTCTTGAAATATTTACGGATAGGGAAGGTGGGGTTATATTAAAAAAATATTCCCCTATTGGAGAACTTAGTGATGTTTCAAAAGGATATACAGAATCACTTCAACAAACTATAGGAAATATTATTATGATATGTGATAAAGACAGCATGGTGTCAATTAGCGGTATACCTAAAAAGGAATATATGGGAAAAAAGATAAGTAATGAACTAGAAAAGTTAATAGATAATAGAAAAACGGTTTCCATAGCTGGGGATAAGGAGGAAGATGGAATTATTCCTTTGTATGATGACGAGGATGTACAGGGTAAGTACTCAGCTCAAATTATATGCCCTATAATAGCAGGAGGTGATGCAATAGGAGCTGTAATAATAGTATCTAAAGAAAAAGCTAACTTTGGAGATATGGAGATAAAGCTAGCTGAAACTGCATCATCCTTTTTAGGCAAACAAATGGAAGAATAG